One segment of Corynebacterium atrinae DNA contains the following:
- the glp gene encoding molybdotransferase-like divisome protein Glp, protein MRSVEQQLALVTEATVSPEPVRIAIADALGLMCAEEVQATRSLPGFPQAAIDGYAVRAVDIGGERGLGVPEPDPEAPIEPIERSLPVVGEVAAGSQQPLRLQPKQAVRVHTGAPLPTLADAVLPLEWTDRGRRRVTAHRVVRSGDFVRRAGDDIQPGDVAVTAGSVLGPAQIGLLAAVGRSKVLVYPRPRLSVISVGRELVDIDRDPGLGQIFDVNSYSLAAAGKEAGADVFRVGIAIGEPRRLKEIIEAQILRSEVIVITGAVGGQGSEMFRHVIEELGTIDTSRVAMHPGSVQGFGLLGEEQIPVFLLPSNPVSALVTFEVFIRPLIRMSLGKRNAQRRVVRARAVNHVASREGRRGFVRARLMRDADTHDYLVEGLGGATGAPAHLLAGLAEANAMIRVPEEVTEIRPGDVVDVMFLSQGS, encoded by the coding sequence ATGCGTTCCGTGGAGCAACAGCTTGCCCTGGTCACCGAGGCCACGGTTTCCCCTGAGCCGGTCCGCATTGCGATCGCCGATGCCCTCGGCCTCATGTGCGCCGAAGAGGTCCAGGCCACCCGCTCTCTGCCGGGTTTCCCGCAGGCGGCCATTGATGGCTATGCCGTTCGCGCCGTCGACATCGGGGGTGAACGGGGCCTGGGGGTGCCTGAACCCGATCCCGAGGCACCCATCGAGCCCATCGAACGTTCCCTCCCCGTCGTCGGGGAGGTCGCGGCCGGTTCCCAGCAGCCCCTACGTCTGCAGCCGAAGCAGGCCGTGCGCGTCCACACGGGCGCGCCTTTGCCCACGCTTGCCGACGCCGTCCTTCCCCTCGAATGGACCGACCGCGGACGTAGGCGGGTGACTGCCCACCGGGTGGTCCGATCCGGGGATTTTGTCCGCCGCGCTGGCGACGATATCCAGCCCGGTGATGTGGCGGTGACCGCCGGATCCGTGCTTGGTCCCGCCCAAATCGGCCTGCTCGCCGCGGTGGGTCGCTCAAAGGTGTTGGTGTACCCCCGTCCGCGCCTGTCGGTCATTTCGGTGGGCCGCGAGCTGGTGGACATTGACCGAGACCCGGGCCTGGGCCAGATTTTCGACGTTAACTCCTATTCTCTCGCCGCAGCAGGCAAAGAGGCGGGCGCCGACGTCTTCCGAGTTGGTATCGCCATCGGCGAGCCGCGGCGGCTGAAGGAGATCATCGAGGCGCAGATTTTGCGCAGCGAGGTCATCGTTATCACCGGGGCGGTCGGCGGGCAGGGCTCGGAGATGTTCCGTCACGTGATCGAGGAGCTCGGGACCATAGATACCTCCCGCGTGGCCATGCACCCTGGTTCGGTCCAAGGCTTTGGACTGCTCGGTGAGGAACAGATCCCCGTCTTCCTGCTGCCCTCGAACCCGGTCTCGGCGCTGGTCACCTTCGAGGTCTTCATCCGCCCGCTCATCCGGATGTCGCTGGGCAAGCGCAATGCCCAGCGCCGGGTCGTGCGGGCGCGCGCCGTCAACCACGTCGCCTCCCGGGAAGGCCGACGTGGGTTCGTCCGGGCCCGGCTCATGCGCGATGCTGACACCCACGACTATTTGGTGGAGGGCCTTGGAGGCGCCACCGGTGCACCCGCTCATCTGCTCGCCGGCCTCGCTGAGGCCAACGCCATGATCCGCGTGCCGGAAGAGGTCACGGAAATCCGGCCCGGAGACGTCGTCGACGTCATGTTCTTGTCGCAGGGCAGCTAG
- a CDS encoding GNAT family N-acetyltransferase yields MLDPLGLSYRRVSRPGSGPRDLVHPGWPESTPLVQLTDGSRLRLRPLMRRDGLDWSEYRTLDEAFLKPVEPTMPEDWEDAHSRSAFWRFLTGLRSAAQRGQVVPFAIELEGKFAGQVTLGSIQHGSISDCWIGYWVHSAFMGRGVATAACALGTDHAFLRIGLHRVTATYLPDNPASGRVLALNGFRQAGFLHGNLHIDGRWQDHHLVAQNREDYRGTCVSRLREQGRLL; encoded by the coding sequence GTGCTCGACCCGCTCGGCTTGTCCTATCGCCGCGTCAGCCGTCCCGGCTCCGGCCCGCGAGACCTCGTCCACCCCGGTTGGCCCGAATCCACCCCGCTGGTGCAGCTGACGGATGGCTCCCGCCTCCGCCTCCGGCCCCTCATGCGTCGAGATGGCCTCGATTGGTCCGAGTACCGCACCCTCGACGAGGCCTTTCTCAAGCCAGTGGAACCAACCATGCCCGAGGATTGGGAGGACGCCCACTCGCGGTCTGCATTCTGGCGTTTCCTCACCGGCCTGCGTTCAGCGGCCCAGCGTGGCCAGGTCGTCCCCTTCGCCATCGAGCTGGAGGGAAAGTTCGCCGGGCAGGTCACCCTCGGCAGCATTCAGCATGGCAGCATCTCGGACTGTTGGATCGGCTACTGGGTCCACTCCGCCTTCATGGGCCGCGGGGTAGCCACCGCCGCCTGCGCTTTGGGCACCGACCACGCTTTTCTTCGCATCGGCCTGCACCGGGTGACGGCGACCTATTTGCCTGATAATCCCGCTTCCGGCCGAGTCCTGGCCCTCAATGGCTTCCGCCAGGCGGGTTTCCTCCACGGCAACCTGCACATTGACGGTCGTTGGCAAGACCATCACCTCGTCGCCCAAAACCGGGAGGACTACCGCGGCACGTGCGTCTCTCGCCTGCGCGAACAGGGTCGCTTGCTCTAA
- the sepX gene encoding divisome protein SepX/GlpR has translation MSGSLIIVLIIVVWLFVLAPLLLRGQKPIRKAGEAFDDTRVLYEGGSGRLLGSIRRRPKLPQVSEHTGESSEDYEEVPAEDVLLDDARPSRPFLGMFTRRDSADEEPGIIDGAVVHELEAVPDSVEEPVEEDEFYYDEDDTTYAYDDSYTAPADLMYPDDTVVEVLDEEPVDEDAEFEVGAEENDLTDEEIEFAESRRGRGGYDPVADAEHSTTRYQRRQRTLIGLIAAVVVTLVLGFFLGGWAWALPSAAALVTAVYLVALRTQTRQEEALRRRRIQQLRRARLGVRNVADEELSIPRNLRRPGAVVLELDDESPDFEYLPVAEAHFEEDIDVTPARRRPFRRVG, from the coding sequence GTGTCCGGAAGCCTGATCATTGTCCTGATCATCGTGGTGTGGCTCTTTGTGCTGGCACCGCTGCTTTTGCGTGGTCAAAAGCCCATCCGCAAAGCGGGCGAGGCCTTCGACGACACCCGGGTGCTCTACGAGGGCGGCTCCGGTCGGCTCCTCGGCAGCATTCGCCGTCGGCCTAAGCTGCCGCAGGTCAGCGAGCACACGGGGGAGTCCTCCGAGGATTACGAAGAGGTCCCCGCCGAAGACGTATTGCTTGACGATGCCCGTCCCTCCCGCCCCTTCCTCGGCATGTTCACCCGCCGTGACTCGGCCGACGAGGAGCCGGGCATCATCGACGGCGCCGTCGTCCACGAATTGGAAGCCGTCCCCGACTCGGTCGAGGAGCCGGTGGAGGAGGATGAGTTCTACTACGACGAGGACGACACCACCTACGCCTACGACGATTCCTACACCGCGCCGGCTGACCTGATGTACCCGGATGACACGGTGGTCGAGGTACTCGACGAAGAGCCGGTCGACGAAGACGCGGAGTTTGAGGTGGGGGCCGAAGAGAACGACCTCACCGACGAAGAAATCGAGTTCGCCGAGAGCCGACGCGGGCGTGGTGGCTATGATCCCGTCGCCGATGCCGAGCACTCCACCACCCGTTACCAGCGCCGCCAGCGCACCCTCATTGGCTTGATCGCCGCGGTCGTGGTCACCCTGGTTCTCGGGTTCTTCCTCGGTGGGTGGGCCTGGGCCCTCCCGAGCGCTGCCGCCCTGGTCACCGCGGTGTACCTGGTCGCCCTGCGCACGCAGACCCGGCAGGAGGAAGCGTTGCGTCGCCGCCGTATCCAGCAGTTGCGCCGCGCCCGTCTCGGCGTGCGAAACGTCGCCGACGAAGAGCTTTCCATCCCGCGCAACCTCCGCCGTCCAGGTGCTGTCGTGCTCGAACTCGATGATGAATCACCGGATTTCGAGTACCTGCCAGTGGCCGAGGCGCACTTCGAAGAAGACATCGATGTCACCCCGGCGCGACGCCGTCCCTTCCGCCGCGTGGGTTAA
- a CDS encoding DNA-3-methyladenine glycosylase I — MTHSPDLIIGPDGLARPTWASGSSLLRNYYDTEWGMPVRSEQGVFERLCLEGFQAGLSWELILRRRENFRAAFHGFDVDAVAGFDSTEVDRLMADAGIIRNRRKIEATVRNAQATIGLRDREGLAEFVWSYQPAKTPAPVTAAEVPSQSAESVALAKALKKEGFSFVGPTTIYALMEAIGIVDTHLVGSWRRGSSGVWGARAS, encoded by the coding sequence ATGACTCACTCACCTGATCTCATCATCGGCCCCGACGGCCTCGCCCGTCCGACGTGGGCGTCCGGCTCCTCCCTTCTCCGCAACTATTACGACACCGAATGGGGCATGCCCGTCCGCTCAGAACAGGGCGTATTCGAACGCCTCTGCCTCGAAGGATTTCAAGCCGGGTTGTCCTGGGAGCTCATCCTGCGTCGACGCGAGAACTTCCGCGCGGCCTTCCACGGATTCGACGTTGACGCGGTGGCGGGTTTTGATAGCACCGAGGTGGACCGTCTCATGGCGGACGCCGGGATCATCCGCAACCGCCGCAAGATCGAGGCCACCGTCCGCAATGCTCAAGCAACGATTGGGCTGCGGGACCGGGAGGGGTTGGCGGAGTTCGTGTGGTCCTATCAACCAGCCAAGACCCCCGCACCCGTCACTGCGGCGGAGGTCCCTTCGCAATCGGCCGAGTCGGTCGCGCTGGCGAAGGCGCTGAAGAAAGAGGGCTTCTCTTTTGTCGGGCCGACGACCATCTACGCGCTCATGGAAGCGATCGGGATCGTGGATACCCACCTGGTGGGATCGTGGAGGCGCGGTTCCTCCGGGGTCTGGGGAGCCCGCGCTAGTTAA
- a CDS encoding DoxX family protein — protein sequence MDKPAVRDAALLLLRVVLGTVFVAHGWDKLLITGLTETTGQFSAWGIPQPKLSAYVVMVVELLGGAMLVVGLLTTLVAGILALLMAAALWFVHVPQGFFVADGGVEYPVVIIAALCMVVVFGAGRASLDRVLVRD from the coding sequence ATGGATAAACCGGCTGTGAGGGATGCAGCGCTGCTGTTGCTGCGCGTAGTCCTGGGCACCGTGTTTGTGGCGCACGGGTGGGACAAGCTGCTCATCACTGGCCTCACGGAGACTACGGGCCAATTCAGTGCCTGGGGGATACCGCAACCGAAGTTGTCGGCCTACGTGGTCATGGTGGTGGAACTGCTTGGTGGGGCGATGCTGGTGGTGGGGTTGTTGACCACCCTCGTGGCTGGCATTCTCGCGCTGCTCATGGCGGCCGCCTTGTGGTTTGTGCACGTGCCCCAAGGCTTTTTCGTTGCCGACGGGGGAGTGGAGTACCCCGTGGTGATCATCGCCGCGCTGTGCATGGTCGTGGTGTTCGGTGCGGGGCGGGCGAGCTTAGACCGGGTGTTGGTTCGTGATTAG
- a CDS encoding zf-HC2 domain-containing protein: MISHDQVQAALSARIDGEPAPLSDDVVDAHVAGCQQCREFWENSLVLSRQLNFAEPADGGMSPPDLSAVIIAGVEPEWRRTANARAVGLVVARTLLILAGVAWVVWGVQLLGDAGGLTQVSADGSTLSVGADPRTADLLVDAAAQRFAFAFGLFAVAWKPRLASGVWPIMAALWMFKFGFLVRDMVLGTVGEGQVLGLVLLLFTLVAVMWAWLTHHGFLLLRTGWRELGARPI; the protein is encoded by the coding sequence GTGATTAGCCATGACCAGGTGCAGGCCGCGTTGTCTGCCCGCATCGACGGGGAACCGGCGCCCTTGAGCGACGATGTTGTCGATGCGCATGTGGCCGGGTGCCAGCAGTGCCGGGAATTTTGGGAGAACTCTTTGGTGTTGAGCCGCCAGCTCAACTTCGCCGAGCCTGCGGATGGGGGTATGTCGCCGCCAGATCTTTCGGCGGTGATCATCGCGGGGGTGGAACCCGAGTGGCGTCGTACTGCCAATGCCCGGGCGGTGGGACTCGTCGTCGCCCGCACGTTGCTTATCCTCGCGGGCGTCGCGTGGGTGGTGTGGGGTGTGCAATTGCTCGGCGATGCCGGCGGGCTCACCCAGGTTTCCGCCGACGGGTCTACCTTGAGTGTGGGCGCGGATCCACGGACCGCGGATTTGCTCGTGGATGCGGCTGCTCAGCGCTTTGCTTTTGCCTTCGGGTTGTTCGCTGTGGCGTGGAAACCCCGCCTGGCTTCCGGCGTGTGGCCGATCATGGCAGCGCTGTGGATGTTCAAGTTCGGTTTCTTGGTGCGTGACATGGTGCTGGGGACGGTCGGCGAGGGCCAGGTTCTTGGCTTGGTGTTGTTGCTGTTCACCCTCGTGGCTGTGATGTGGGCCTGGCTAACGCACCACGGCTTCCTGTTGCTGCGCACCGGGTGGCGAGAATTGGGTGCTCGCCCGATTTAG